The nucleotide window CCTGTCCGTAGGGCCCATAGTGCGCGAAGGCCGGATTGGGCGGCGATTGAAATTGCGGCGGCTGAAACTGCGGTATTCGCGACGTGGACGGTAGATTAGCGTATGGCGATCCGTAATCCTGATACGAAGACTGCTGGAAGCTCATGCCGCCACCGTTACCGCCTCCGGTGCCGTTGCCACCGTTAGCGCCGCCACTCTGCACGCCGGGCGAAAAGCTTTGAAAGGCCTGACCAAACTCCGGGTGCAGCTTTCGTTGCACCACGACTGATTGACTGCTGTCCACCGCGTCCTCGCTCGCGTAACAGTCGTCCCTGATAGCGTAAAGATCCAGACTGTCTTCCCGTGTCCCAGGCACTTCCGGTTGGCAGCCAGCTCCGACACCGTCGTGACTCGTTTCGTAGTGCAAGGTCGTGAATCCTCCTCCGCCGGGTCCCGTGCCCGGAATCGCGCATGCATCTCTGCCCACAGTGCCCTCCATTCCTAAGGAACCGATATCCCTCAAAGAACGAGCGCTCCTGCTGTTCTGATTGTCTACAATCTGATCATGATCACCGCCGCCGTCTTCCTCGCGCTGCTTCTTTTCCAGTTCCAATCGCATCAGCGTGTGGATGAAATGTGTTCGCACTCGCACCGGATTAAACTCGATCCTGCCTGTGCTATTTGCGCAACCATCTCGCGTGCAGCCGCATGGAAAACCCGGTCGATCCACCTGAAAACcgtattcaataaaaaatcgtTTCCTTGAATAAAGCACTTTTTTTCGTGGCTAAGCTCGACCTCAAGCTTCATTTGTTAATCCTTCGATCGGTTAAACTGATTTAAGCTGAGTGGAAAATAGACGAACAAAAAGATTAATCGTTGAACGAATTTAACGCAATGCAATTTACAAgagttacaaaaaaataataaaaataaggatcactttaatttttctttagtaaagattttatatattttatttatagagagaaaaaaaaattcagatatgtaaaatctgaaaaatatattttatatattatatatattatatattttacagatcTTACatatctgaatttttttttctctctataaataaaatattcagatATGTAAAATCTgtaaagtatatattatatatgtatattatatattttacagattttaCATATCATCACAtatgtttctctctttctaaaACGCTTTATCAGATCTTGTTAGAGTGACATTATCATATTAGACCCAATCGCAAAttccattaatttaaaaaagtaaaattgttcTCCAAATATCTTTTGCTTCCTCACCTGACATTTTACGTTCGCCCTGCTGCAAGGACAGCTCTCGGGATCGCAGTATCCCTTGCAGCCACAACCACAATGCTCTCTGCTAGCGCGGATATCACGGCACTCGTCCTTCTCCACGGCGTCTATCCTTCGAACTCCGGCAGCTCTAAGAAGTGCTCGACGCTGCCACGTGGGTACCGGCTGCAGGAAATAATAGCTGTCGATGTCGAGCTCCTCGTTGTCGCTCGGCTCTTCATCGGTGTCGTCGCTCGGGTCCTCAGAACTGGACGCCGTCTCGGTCACGCAATTTGTCGCGCAGTTGCGCTCAGAGCGCAATTGCGCGAGACGGGCGCGGTGAATCCGCCTCTGCTCGGCCGCGTGTTCCGACAACGAGAACCTCtccgcgtgcgtgtgcgtcGCGCTCATCCCCAGAGTGCTGCCTCCCTGAAACCGGCAGGATCGATCTCACATTTCTAGCTTTAATTTGCACGCCCGGTGTACGTTTAGTACTTATTTAACCGGCGAttaatctttgaaataaaagtcgCAAAGGatcggaagaaaaaagaattaatcatCTTGTCttcgtaattttaaaacttgtaCAGGCTTACGAACAAATCtacataatgaaattattgatagtaaaaatagtaataaaaaagcaaCATATGGCattagattataaattaataaaaaaagctcagcgataaaatacgaataatattatttttcttctgtttGGCAATTTTATGGAAATATCGTGCGTCTTAAACCTTGTACGATTAAAGAGAAGCATTACATTACGATTCATCGTAGACTTTTATCGTGAAGTAGTaacacacacaaaaaaaagggggagtcGATGGTGTCTTGTACAAATTCGATGGCAAATATTATGGCAGTATTATTGAAAAGTATTACATATGATGCGAGATGGAGGGAAGAAACGATAGACTTGTTTTGCGCGAATgcggtcaaaaaaaaaaagaaggatcgATCGCATAGGTACCTTACGTACTACATAAATTCGATCTTATATTCTTACAGCGGGATGGATATTACAAATGACGGTACGATTTCCCGTCATAAGCGCTTGTTATTCGGATTACTTCGGGTTATTACGAGCGCTTGTTATTCATTCTTTCAGTCTGCATAAAGAAAATCTTGATATCGCGTACATCATACGTGCCGAAGTAACGAAAAGAACTTCCACTCGCGTTATTTATGTTACGCTATACGTgcaaaagaaaaggagagaacgaATAAAGAGCGAAAAAGCAATAGGAAATAACTAGTAGAAAACAATTAGGAGCTTAGTAACTGGCCGGGGCCAGAAGCGCAGGCATGTAAATTGCAAAGAGAACGATAACGAGACAAATACACTTTCATATTCATACTTTTCCGGGACgatggaataaaaatatgcgaaaTGTGGCGTTCAATGAAGCACTTACTGCTACGAGCGTAACAAGGCGGACGGGGTAGACACAAAGGGAAGAACACCGTcgggtaatataaaaataataaaaagttgttCGCGCGACTGAAGGGAAAGgtgagagagggagagagagagacgaaccAATTTTCGGGCTTACCTGGGAAGGCACGCAAGTGAAGCCTTGTGCTCTGGGGAAGTAATAGACCGTCACCGCGTCGAAGTGGATGTTGCGCTTTTTCTTCAGGGGCTCGTCGACGTTACCCCGCGATTCGTCGCCTTCCATGCAGTCGGTCAGTCTGCGCTTCAGGTTGCTCTTAGCCGGAAGCGCCCGGAAGCTCGTCAGGGGTAACTGGCCCGGCGTTCCGGCCGTCCCCGAGGACGTCGCGTAACCGTCCAATTGGCTCACTCCTAAAAAAACGCGAGCTCCGTGTCACGAAACAGTAAGTCTCTTACGGAAATCCCTAATGAGAACGACGAGGCGCCAACGCTTTTTCTCAAATTTCGCGGAAATCGCGAAGACGAGGCGCCGACACGCTACGACgattgaaaagaaatttaaagaagTGGACAATCCGCCTAAAtctttttacgaaattttcaaATCAAGCAGCAAGAGATtctgaatataaaaattgcttttatttttattttattaaaaaagaaaaaaagtatttctcgctagttaaattaaattgcgatgTTGAAATTCTTTGTTCGTCTTTCGAGGCAGGTTTTGTTAATTCGAAACTTAGACGCCGCGATAGAAATCAATTGGTTTGCATTTTTGTTAAGAAAAGTTCACTGTAGTTTTTTTATCGAAGCAGCAGTGCTTGCCGCTTGTTCTGGGATACCCGGTGTATTGCGCGTTGACAATCGATGCCGAGGCTTATCGTGTTGCGCTCTGCTCGTTCGCTTGCTCGCTCGCCGGACAGTTTCGATCAGTAAATACGAGACTAGATTGGTAAAAAGAATCCTCGcggagtttaaaaaattttacatttttaaagaatacaAATCTGGAGAAGTCTTGGACTTAATTATCTCGTTTAAGATGATtatctttgaaaattttatgctTAATAGAAACCTCTTTACTAAAAGATTGTACTAAAGCAGCTTTTATCAAAAGCTTTCGTAGaaaagtgaaataataatgcaatctCTGTACAGATAATTTAAGCAtcgagttattaaaattttagcaCATAGATCagaaattgaatataaaagtAAGATTAACGTACAATAAATCTTGATTGACAAcgaaaaaagttattaataaagtgaaatacaaaataaatttttatttttttttatttttaatattattcaactaaattaaaattttcaatggGCGTATCGAAATAACGAGCAGTCAGAACTCTATAATAGTTCAGTCATTCGACTTGCGTCGAAATCGgcgaaaggagaaaagaagaCTTGCACGAGAGATTCGAAAGAGAAAGCGCCTCTTACCTTTCTCCTTGTCGGAGAGGATGTCGTCCGGTAGTCTGTCGAGGAAGGAAGTCTCCGAATCGCTTTCCGGTGCGGGTGCTGGTCCCGAGTCGCCCGGGATCTCGTTACCTAGGCCGGAGTCGCTCCCATCGGACCTCACCTCGTCTCTGACGCCGGTCGCCAAGGTCAGACTTTCGGCGGAGTCCTCGGTATACGCTTCCGGTCGGTCAGCCTCCAGTCTGGTCATGATCGGCGCCATCGCCTCCACGCAACACAGAGCGACCCCTTCGGAGCAAGGTAACTGATCGGGCGCCATGTCGACGTCGCGCAACTCGTGGCGAATACTCGTGATAGGCGACACCTCTGAACTATCGGAGCCGGTCTCGGTTTCCGTCTCGGTGTCGACACCTTCGGCAACGTCCGCGGATATCTCTGGCGTCTCCTCCGGCGAACTCGGCATCGTCTCCGATGAATCCAGCTCGTTCGACACGCGGCTGTCCTCGGCCGAGCCCGTCAGCACTACTTCCTCGTTCTCCTCGAGCTTACCGATTATCGCGACGGTCGTGGGCTCGTTGCTCTTCTCCAGGCTTTGCGGGGTCTCGGTCTCTTCGATATTATCCGGTTGCGACGATTGCTGAATCTGACCCTCTCCGATTCGCTCCAGCACCACCTTACACTTCTTCAAGATTAGTTCATTATTCGTACTGCAAACTCTCTCGATCTGTTCTTGCGTCTTCGATCTTGTTATCGGAGACAAGCTGCTCTCGCACCGTTGCTTTTTCGGACTTTTCTCGTGAATCTTTGAAGCTTCGACGTGCAAATCGCACTCCTCCTCGGCGACATCCGTTCTTTCACCGGAAAATGGTGAATTTTCTTCAACGACGAAGTCCCATATGTTTTCATTTGCATTCACTTCGCATTGGTCATCCttcttcaaattattttcttcgatGCGATTCAGCACAATCGATAGATTTCGACAGATTGGCGATAACACAGAATTCGTTGACGTCTCGACGGCGCACCTTGCGGGTGAAATGCAGGGCTTGCTTCCAGCGTCGTTGGCAGCTACGTTTGTATCCTCGGCGTCGTTTTGACGTGGCTCCGTCGTTCCGTCCGAGCTGTCGCTTCTCGAAAAGATCGAAGAAGTCGCATCGATCCCGAGCGTTGTAATTTCCCCCTCGCTGTCGTAATCCATCTTTTTGCTCGCAAGGTTCAACGTGTTCTCGATGTTGTCGAGAACGCTGCTCGTGCACTCCGAAGAGTTTACATCGATTACTGTCTTCTCTGCTTTTCCGTCCTCCACGTCCTGTCCTCCGTGATTGACGTCCTGTATTTTCGAATTGTTCACGAACAATTCGGCCGGGACGTCGTTGCATCTCGACGTTGCCTTACTCTCGAGCTCGTCCCCGAAGAGACAAGATTCCGAGGTCAGAGACACCTCGCCCAGAGTTCTCTCTCGCAGGCTCACCAACACCGGTGACAGTCTTCTGACATCGTTCCTCAGCTGAATCGCCTGCTCCTCCGGGATCTCAATACCGATCCTCTTAATTTCTGCCCCAATCGGCAGGAAATCATTTGCGGCCGGCCTCTTTCTGGATACGTCCGGCGACGCCGGCTTCTCGATTTTGTTTTCTAACACTTCTAAACACTCTCCGACGTCGCGATCTTGAGACTCGGATGTTCTCAGCGATACCTCAAGTACCTGAGGAGT belongs to Cardiocondyla obscurior isolate alpha-2009 linkage group LG28, Cobs3.1, whole genome shotgun sequence and includes:
- the Axud1 gene encoding uncharacterized protein Axud1 isoform X2, which codes for MAETPEMESPLARQDCFVEAQEDSTSVEAEAGNASSLEETITAAITNAENGDNDDEMRPSIVREDLVMICEKLDERPKNEGLEARQSCDKPEGDREEQTKEGEGEKANMGLTIAKQASEIERGEENKIVEKSTEDTPQVLEVSLRTSESQDRDVGECLEVLENKIEKPASPDVSRKRPAANDFLPIGAEIKRIGIEIPEEQAIQLRNDVRRLSPVLVSLRERTLGEVSLTSESCLFGDELESKATSRCNDVPAELFVNNSKIQDVNHGGQDVEDGKAEKTVIDVNSSECTSSVLDNIENTLNLASKKMDYDSEGEITTLGIDATSSIFSRSDSSDGTTEPRQNDAEDTNVAANDAGSKPCISPARCAVETSTNSVLSPICRNLSIVLNRIEENNLKKDDQCEVNANENIWDFVVEENSPFSGERTDVAEEECDLHVEASKIHEKSPKKQRCESSLSPITRSKTQEQIERVCSTNNELILKKCKVVLERIGEGQIQQSSQPDNIEETETPQSLEKSNEPTTVAIIGKLEENEEVVLTGSAEDSRVSNELDSSETMPSSPEETPEISADVAEGVDTETETETGSDSSEVSPITSIRHELRDVDMAPDQLPCSEGVALCCVEAMAPIMTRLEADRPEAYTEDSAESLTLATGVRDEVRSDGSDSGLGNEIPGDSGPAPAPESDSETSFLDRLPDDILSDKEKGVSQLDGYATSSGTAGTPGQLPLTSFRALPAKSNLKRRLTDCMEGDESRGNVDEPLKKKRNIHFDAVTVYYFPRAQGFTCVPSQGGSTLGMSATHTHAERFSLSEHAAEQRRIHRARLAQLRSERNCATNCVTETASSSEDPSDDTDEEPSDNEELDIDSYYFLQPVPTWQRRALLRAAGVRRIDAVEKDECRDIRASREHCGCGCKGYCDPESCPCSRANVKCQVDRPGFPCGCTRDGCANSTGRIEFNPVRVRTHFIHTLMRLELEKKQREEDGGGDHDQIVDNQNSRSARSLRDIGSLGMEGTVGRDACAIPGTGPGGGGFTTLHYETSHDGVGAGCQPEVPGTREDSLDLYAIRDDCYASEDAVDSSQSVVVQRKLHPEFGQAFQSFSPGVQSGGANGGNGTGGGNGGGMSFQQSSYQDYGSPYANLPSTSRIPQFQPPQFQSPPNPAFAHYGPYGQDAASAALQGGCATQGLQMPQPPPPQNQQQQQQQQHPSYDVFAQDDATSTAQYTNLTNSQPINATVVQQMQGKLEPFSELLSGRYSYYGEMHEPQQHHATYGTHSTAGKVAEMIEPGQVTGEPQPDGASEDCDENFGEIIKKSMVETVSA
- the Axud1 gene encoding uncharacterized protein Axud1 isoform X1 is translated as MNARLVAPSWNTLLSRRALIQPPPVLARRPDRRDQRRVCAAFVRACPLQNGFVRRGEVISLRTREREDPIQLARWIYSGVPKRSERSRQHDDSHHDDDRDDGANQLRSQRCGDVTLVGEPMAETPEMESPLARQDCFVEAQEDSTSVEAEAGNASSLEETITAAITNAENGDNDDEMRPSIVREDLVMICEKLDERPKNEGLEARQSCDKPEGDREEQTKEGEGEKANMGLTIAKQASEIERGEENKIVEKSTEDTPQVLEVSLRTSESQDRDVGECLEVLENKIEKPASPDVSRKRPAANDFLPIGAEIKRIGIEIPEEQAIQLRNDVRRLSPVLVSLRERTLGEVSLTSESCLFGDELESKATSRCNDVPAELFVNNSKIQDVNHGGQDVEDGKAEKTVIDVNSSECTSSVLDNIENTLNLASKKMDYDSEGEITTLGIDATSSIFSRSDSSDGTTEPRQNDAEDTNVAANDAGSKPCISPARCAVETSTNSVLSPICRNLSIVLNRIEENNLKKDDQCEVNANENIWDFVVEENSPFSGERTDVAEEECDLHVEASKIHEKSPKKQRCESSLSPITRSKTQEQIERVCSTNNELILKKCKVVLERIGEGQIQQSSQPDNIEETETPQSLEKSNEPTTVAIIGKLEENEEVVLTGSAEDSRVSNELDSSETMPSSPEETPEISADVAEGVDTETETETGSDSSEVSPITSIRHELRDVDMAPDQLPCSEGVALCCVEAMAPIMTRLEADRPEAYTEDSAESLTLATGVRDEVRSDGSDSGLGNEIPGDSGPAPAPESDSETSFLDRLPDDILSDKEKGVSQLDGYATSSGTAGTPGQLPLTSFRALPAKSNLKRRLTDCMEGDESRGNVDEPLKKKRNIHFDAVTVYYFPRAQGFTCVPSQGGSTLGMSATHTHAERFSLSEHAAEQRRIHRARLAQLRSERNCATNCVTETASSSEDPSDDTDEEPSDNEELDIDSYYFLQPVPTWQRRALLRAAGVRRIDAVEKDECRDIRASREHCGCGCKGYCDPESCPCSRANVKCQVDRPGFPCGCTRDGCANSTGRIEFNPVRVRTHFIHTLMRLELEKKQREEDGGGDHDQIVDNQNSRSARSLRDIGSLGMEGTVGRDACAIPGTGPGGGGFTTLHYETSHDGVGAGCQPEVPGTREDSLDLYAIRDDCYASEDAVDSSQSVVVQRKLHPEFGQAFQSFSPGVQSGGANGGNGTGGGNGGGMSFQQSSYQDYGSPYANLPSTSRIPQFQPPQFQSPPNPAFAHYGPYGQDAASAALQGGCATQGLQMPQPPPPQNQQQQQQQQHPSYDVFAQDDATSTAQYTNLTNSQPINATVVQQMQGKLEPFSELLSGRYSYYGEMHEPQQHHATYGTHSTAGKVAEMIEPGQVTGEPQPDGASEDCDENFGEIIKKSMVETVSA